The DNA region TCTCGATGGTCGTGTCGGACAGGGCGTTGCTGATGAAATACTTCACCTCATCGTGGTTCAATGCGTTGCGGGCGACGAGCAGGTGGAGTTCGATCCCCGGCAACCCGTCGTCGTTCTTCATGACGATGCGGGCGTGCTTCGCCTCCCACACGAGCGGCCCCTTCTCGCCGTCCTTCACGTAGTACCGGGTCCACGCTTGATCGCGCAGCTCGGGCCAGTTCTCGGCGAGGTCTTGCACGCTCTGCGGGGCGCTCGCTGCGGCGACCAACCGCGGGACCTTGCGGGGCCGGCCGCGACCGCCGCGGCGAAAGGGTCGCTCCGTCACGCGCGGCCGGTCGGTCCAACACGAGAACGTCGTCGGGACCTCGGCGACGAAGCGTTGCTTTCGACCGTCCAAGCCCTGCAAAAACAGCGGCTTTCCGCCGTAGCCTTCGTCGAACGTCAGCCAGTCGAACATCACGCCGTGGGCCGCGGCCCGATCGCAAAGCTCCAGGGCGATCTTCCACTTGGAGCGGTAGACCATGTCCTCGGGAATGCCGGCGGCCCGACACCGCTGGCGGTCCTCCGACCAACTCTCCGGCAAGAACAACTCGCCGTCGACCAGCGCGTGGAAGTCGCCGGTCGCGTAGCCCAAGTGGACCGTGACGATGCCGTTCTCCTGCTTGCCGACGCAGCCGCAGTACTGCCGCTGCACGCCGGGCGTCTTGTCCCCCTTCTTGACGTCGCTCGTTTCGTCGATCAGGCCGATCGAGTGCGGCCCCGCATGATCTCGGAGGACGATCTCTTGGAGTCGCCGGCGCACGGCGTCTTCGTCCCAGCGGTGCTGGGCCAGGAACTCTTGCAGCGTCCGCGGCGCCACTCCGGCGGCCAGCGCCATCGGCTCGCAACTCTTCGCGGGCAGTTCGGAGAGTTGGCCTTCGACGTAGGTTGGCAAGTGCGCACGAGTATCTCGACGCGAGAAACAGGCGTCGAATTCGTGCAAGTAACTCGTCAATTCCGGCTTCAAACGGCGGATCTCATCGGCGTCCATGCTAGCGGCCCTGCGCCAGGTCGCCCCCCTGCGACACCAACAACATGGCCGATCGCCCAAACGCAAACAAGATCAACGTAGCGCTGTAGTATTAGGGCAGCTCGACTCCCTAAACAACCTGCGTTTTTCAAACGGAAGCGTTTCGAAGGAAGTGCTGCAGGGCGTCGGCAAGCTGCGGCAGCTGGAGTCGCTTACGTTCTATACAACGAGAGTTGATTGCGAGGGATTGGAGCACCTAGCCGGTCTTCAAGGGCTGGCGAACTTTGGCTTCTGGAAGGGAGACCGGGGCGAGTACGCCGAGAATTATAGTGAAGCCTGTATCGCGGTCTTTGCAGAGCTGCCGAGTATAAGTTCTCTGAACCTGCACGCACTTCCTTTAAGCGCAGCGGCCATCGACACGTTGCCGGTTAACGACAAGATCAAACGGGTTAGCTTCGGCGAAGGCGTTCCCTTCCAGCCGATTCTCGAGTACGCACAGAAGATCCCGCATGCGAAGATTAGTGTGGGCACGGAAGGATGGAAGCTATCCGAGGGTGCGGTCGTTCTGCCGTACCATGTGAAGGACGACGATCTCCGCAATCTTCGCAGTGTACGTGGTCTCCTATCGCTACGGTTTGCAGGGACGACCGACCTGACCGATGCAGGGCTCGCGTATTTGGTGGGTACGAAGTTGAAGCAGCTAAGCCTGCTGAACGCTAACCAGGTGACTGACGCCGGAATCGAGCACGTGAGCAAGATCCGCACACTCGAGTCCCTAGACTTGAGGGATTGCAGTCAGGTGACCGACGCTTCGATTGAGCACTTGAGGCAGCTACCGAATCTGCGAACGGTGAAATCATTCGGAACGCGGATTGACCGCGATGCGTTCAAGGCGGCGCTGCCACAGTGTGAGATCGAGTAGTGATCCCCATCCGTCACGCAGCACGCATGCCCCAGCTACCAGAATTTCGTGGGCGGGTTGATCGCATAGGACGAATCGAGCTTGGTCACGGACGAAGCTCGACTGCGTTGCGCTGCTTGCGGAGCGGATGCGGCCGCGGACTTTGACGGAGGTCGTCGGCCAACCGAAGCTTATTGGCTCACTGTGAGTCGCTGCGGTTGCATCACCCCGAGGCGGCCTGGAGGCTCCGGCCAACCTGCCGAGGTGGACATCACTTCCCTCGGGCCCGGCTCGGGCCAAGGTGGCGGAAATGGACCAGCTTCGGCGGCTGGGAGCCTCGATCTATCTGCGGAGGTCTTGGCGGAGGGGAGACACCGCTGCGAGTTGGCGGTGCTGCCCAACCGCCGCGGAGGAATTCCCCTCGGTCAGTTGGCCATTCGGCACTCCGACGGAGGAGAGCTGCACCGCTGCAAGTAAGGCCGATTTCTTCAAGCTGGCGGGTGATGCAACCGCCGGCTTTTTGCCTATGGGCGGATTGAGCGAAGTGATTTCGACCGCAGCACATAGGAAGATTTTCTGATAGGCGCTAGACAGCGAGAAAACACTGTGTAGAATCCTCCGCGTGCGCAAGTACGATTGCCGCCCAAGTCGGGTGGCGCTTTCCATTTTAGACCCCAGCAATTGGGGAGAAAGGAGGCCGCAATGGCTGACTATGATCTGCGCGAACTCTCTGCGCCTTTTGAAGCCCTTCGTTCCGATGTCAAAGCCGCATATCAACGGCTGGATTCGGAATGGGAGACCATCGCGAACCAACTTCGCAAACTCCCAATTCCTTGCACGGTGTCTTACGCTTTCTCAGAGGACGAGTGTAATCCGTGCAACAAAGACTGCCTTGAGTTCAGGAAGTGGAAGGGGTCTAAGCGACTCTGTATCGCGGAATACTCGGCAGGCAATGGACCCCATGGCTGGGAAGAAAACTGCGATGTCACTCCCTACGACGAATGGAGTACAGAGCAACGCTTGCGGATGCTGAGGCATGTTCCCGCGCTCTTCCAAGCAGCCGTGAAACAAACGCAAGACTTCGTTGACCAAACGAAAAGTTTAGAAAACTCGGAAGAGTCCTGAGCACTTTCGTACATCCCCGGCTTTCGAGCCGGGGATTTCCTTTTCTTGGTCAACGGAGTCACAGCCATGCAGTTTCACGAGTATTACAGTCTCAAGAATAGAATCCTCCGCAATGCCGATGCGTCAGCAAGGCAGCATTACAAATCGCGGACACCATCGCAGTTTCGTGGAGAGGTCATAAATTCAATATCCGCGGGTGCTTCAGGTATCGTTCACTACGCATATCAGGCAGAAGCCGAAGGCGTCTGGGCAGAGAGTGAGCGTCCGTACTACAACGTGTGGCCGATTGCGATCAGTTTGGCGGAGAGCGTGAAGCTATCGCTCACGTTCTCATCCTTAAATCTTCCGTTCTCTCGATTCATTGATTGCGTTGGTGGAAGGCAAGAACGGACTGCACTACTGTTCCGCTTTGCACTTGGGCACGAACCGAATGGACTTTGCTCTGCTTTACTCGATTGGCGACACACCGACAAGATAATTCACAGTCACGCCTTCTCAGGCGATAAGAACGACGCGTTCTTCTGGGAACGCTACGAACCACACGAGACTGTCGAAACGTGGCTAACGCGGCTAACGAGTCGGGCAGCCGATAGTCCTCAATCAGCAATTGGCGTTCAGCGACTGACGCTCTTGGTTCGCATGACCACGTTTGTATCTTTGCTCGCCGATGACGACCTGATTACGCCAATCGTACTGTCCAAGGATCGTAACAAGTACGAATCAACCGACGATCCCGACGCAAAGAAGTGGTTGGAAGAAAGGGCAGCACGTCGCGCGGGTCGGGGCTTCGACTTAGGGAAACGATTACAGGTCGAATCGGACAAGTCACCCCATTGTCGCAATCCGCACTTGTGCTTGTTTTGGACAGGCGAAGGGCGGACAACTCCCGTCGCTTCCTGCCCATCTCTGTTCCTCCTGATCCCCGATCCGGCCGCCGCCGGATCGCATACTATCAGGTGGTCCAGTTTGTGGGGTCCACTACATGATACGCCCTCATGTGCAGCTTGGGAGCAGCGGATCGGGGCTTCAATCGCGAGGGGGCTGACACCGTCAAGATGACCTTACAACTGCGGAAGTCCCATACACTTCGTTCAAGACGGCAAATCTAACGCTTCGCTGTCGAAATTCGGAGGCCAACGGCTAACAGATTCGAGTCCTGTTCGGCTCCCCGAAAGGAACCCTCTTCGTAACAATACTCTCTTTTCCGAATGACGTAAGCCGTTGGAATCATCCCTTTCAAGCTGTCACCGTGCGAGAATCGTGCTAGCAGATAAATCCCCCGCGTTTTCGGAGGCTTGATTTTGCGGGGTGTTCGGTTCCTCGTCGATCCTATTCAGAAAACACCGGGAAAATCACGCTAGCTTGAAAGGGATGGCCGTTGGAATGCAAGATGTTGGCGAGTTCGAGTCCCTTTCGGCGCTTCCGAGAGCTTTGAACAACCGGATCACAGTCCGAACCAAACGTCCTCAGACGCAAGTGCTACGTGGCACGAAGACCAATCATTTCTCGTCCTCTTCAAGTTGCCTGGTGCCTGCAAAAGGCCCCCATTGGACGCGTTTCTCGTACTCCTTCGATTCCCTGTAGGCAGCGGGGTCGTATTTCGGATTTCGTTTCGGGATACGAGCACCGACTTTCTCAAAGTACTTCATCATGTCGTGATAGAGTTGGCGATGTTCTTCCTGGTGAGTCGATGCGATGTTGTGGACTTCGCCCCGGTCCTTAGCCAGGTCGAAGAGCATGGGGAGGTCCGGTCGCTCGTAGAAGTGCAGCAGCTTGCGCGTGCCGGAGACGACCGCGGAGTGCGGCATGCTCGTACGGTAGTGCGGGTAGTGGAAGTAGAGGTTCCGCTTGAGGAATGCTTCGGTCGGCTCCTCGCCTTCCATGTAATAGGCTAGGCTGACGCCGTCGATGTTTTTCAGAGCGGTCGGATCGCCGCCGGCCCAGTCGACGAACGTTGGCAGGAAGTCGTAATTGACGACATTGCCTTCGAAGACAGAGCCCGCCTTGATGCCGGGGCCTCGGACAATCATCGGAACGCGGATGCCGCCCTGCCAGACCCACCACTTGGCGGCATGGTGCGGCTGTCTGAGTCCCTTCTTCAGCTGAAGTTCTTTGTGTCGGTAACCGTTATCCGACACCAGCACGACATACGTGTTGTCCCCGATTCCCAGTTCGCTGATGCGGTCAAGCACAGCTCCGATGCGGCCGTCAAGGTCGTCGCCCATGCCCAACCAGATGGCCGGATCATCCTTGCGCTTCACTGTTTCGGCCGTTTGCCCGATCTTTCGATAGTAAGCCTGCACGAGCGGATGTCGCGTGTACTTTTCGCGTGTGGCCGGTAGGCACTCACGGCCTTCGTGCATCGCGTAGTGAGAGATCTGCAGATAGAACGGCCGGCCGGCTTTGGCCTGTTCACTCATGAAGCCAAGCGCCTTTTCCGTGACGCTGAACATCAGCTTGGGGTCGGTCAAATCGTCAGGCAGGCGTTGGTTGGCGCCCTTGGGAAGTGTGTTGCCAGGAGTGTTGCTGGTGTCGCCATCGTGCAGTACATATCCCTCGTCGCCGGGATCGCCGCGCATATGCCATTTGCCGATGTGGGCGCTGACATAACCGAGCGGCTTCAGGGCTTCGGGAATCGTCACCGCGTCCGCGTCGATCGTCATATCCGATATGCACGGAATCACCGGGAATGCGGGGTAGCTCTTTTCGTCGAAGTAGTCCTGTCCCCGGTCGTTCATGAACACGGTGAAGCCGTTTCGCGGCGAGGATTGCCCGGTCTGGACGCAGACTCGCGACGGAGAGCACTGCGGGGAAGCATACGCGTTGGTGAACTTCATTCCCTCGCGAGCCAGCCGCTCGACATTCGGCATCTGCACGACCGGCATGCGCGAATTCGGCATCGAGTCATCCATCGCAACCGGAGACCCGTTCCAAGCCCAGTCATCAATAAAAAGAAGAACGATGTTCGGCTTCTCGGCGGCTCCCGCTGGACGAGCGGACGTGGTTAGAAGCATGAAAACCACCGCGCACAAAGGCAGGAAGACACGAAGTAAGTGTTTGAAGTCAAGATGCGATGTCATATCAGCCTTTCTGGTGGGTTTGCGTGTTCGTGGGAGCCGAATGGGATTACGGGGATCGCAGCGACTTGGCCTTGGTCCGGTCTCGCTTTGGCTTGCGGGGTGTTGAATTGAGGGCTCCTGCCTGACGGCTAGGGAGCGGTTCGACACCTTCTTCCTTCGGAGGCAGCAGCCCCGCGAGCTTCGTTTTCATCGCGGCGAATTGGGGATTGTTCGTTTGGTTTGTCCATTCGTGAGGGTCTTTTGTACGGTCGTAGAGTTCGGTCGTGCCGTCCCAGTAGCGAATGAACCGAGCGGTCTCGGTGCGAACCGACATGTGACCGTCGTAGACCGTGATGGCTGGTTGCGACCGTGGGGCTGCAGCGTCCTTCAACAATGGCAGCAGAGAGTGGCCGTCGAGATGGTTTGGCTTTTCGATGCCGTTCAAATCCACGAGCGTTGGGTAGATGTCGAGCAATGAAACCGGCCTCGTGCAGATTTGCTTGGCCTGAGTCACTCCCGGCACGCGCCACATCATCACGCTGTCGGTGGCTTCTTCCCACAACGTCCCCTTGGACCAATGCTGTTTCTCGCCGAGATGAAGACCGTGATCACTGATCAGGATCACGATGGTGTTGTCGCGGTGCGGGCTTTCGTCCAGCGTCTTGAGGACTCGCCCCATGTGGGCGTCGGAAAACGTGACGCTGGCCAGATAGCCGCGGATCGCTTCCTTGACCAGCCCCTTGTCCTTGACCTTGCCATCCCAGCCGAGGTCGACCAGCCGCTGGCCATAATCAGGGACGTCGTTCATGTCGCCGTCCTTGATCGGAGGCAGTTCAATTTCATCCAGCGGATACATGTCGAGGTACTTCTGCGGGACGTACCACGGATAGTGCGGATGAAAAAGGCCGCACGCGATGAAGAACGGCTTGTCGTGTTCGTGCCGCAACGCTTCGATCGCGGCGTCGGCCAGCCGCTTGTCGCTCATTTCGTTTTCGTCGAGGTGGGTCGCACCCCAGTCGCGTTCCGTGAGCTTGCCACCGGCGCTTTGAGCAATGCCGTTGAGTGGAGCACGCGGCGGCGGCGGAGTTCGTTTGTGGCTCATCGATGCGTCGTACTTCACGCCCGTGTCGTATCCGTGCGACACCTTGCCGAACGACCCGATCCAGTACCCCTGATCCTGAAACGTCCTGAACAACGAAGGAACGCCCTGCAGTACTTTGCTGTCGCCGACCTGGACTCCGTTACGCGATACGCCCGATTTCCATGGCGCGACACCCGAAAGGAACGCCGTCCGAGAAGGCGAGCAAACCGGGCTGGCCGTGTAGGCGTTGTGAAAAAGCACGCCCTCCTTCGCCAGCCGCTGGATATTCGGGGCGACGACCTTGCCCGAGTAACGCGTGGGATCTTCCAGCAGCCAGGTGTTGAGATCGTCGACGATCAGCAGTAGCACGTTCATCGGAATGTCCGGCTCCGCCGCTGCGCAGGCCGCTTGTGTGAAAAGCGAAATGATCACGCTAGCGAAGATTGATTGTACGAGTGTGAAACGCATCTGCTGTCTATTCCTCCTTCTCCTTGTTCTTCGGGGATTGGTGCTGCTTCCACTTACGCGATTAGTTTCTCGATGACCTTGCCACCAAACTGACTGAGCTGTTTGAAGCGTCCGGCGTGGTAATACGTCAATTTATTGTCATCGAGTCCCAGCAGCTTGAGCAGCGTGACGTGGAAGTCACGGACGTGGTGAACGTCTTCGACGGCTGCCATGCCGGTTTCGTCGGTGGCTCCGATCGTGTGGCCCGCGTTGCAGCCGCCGCCAGCCAGCCAAATTATCATGGCGTTGGGATTATGGTCGCGTCCGTAGGCCGTCCCACCTCGAACTCCGTTGTCGGGCGTGCGTCCGAATTCTCCGCACCATACGATGAGCGTGCTTTCCAAAAGGCCACGGTCTTTCAAGTCGGTGATTAAAGCAGCAATCGGTTGATCGACTCCGCGAACAAGATTCCCGTGGGCGCGTTCGATGTAGTCGTGACTGTCCCAGGTGCCGTTGTAAAGCTGCACGAATCGCACGCCTTTTTCGACCATCTTCCTCGCCAGCAGACATTTGCGTCCGAATGCATCGGTCGCATCGTCTCCGATACCGTACATCGATAGCGTTTTCTGGGTCTCGCCTGACAGATCGATCGCATCGGGGACTTCGGTCTGCATCCGAAACGCCAATTCATAGCTCTCCAGTCGGGCTGACAATTCCTGGTGTTCGGGGTGTTCCTGCGCATGACGCTGGTTCATGCGGGTGAGCAGGTCCAGGTTGCGGCGTTGGCGATCGGGCGCGACATGCTTCGGGGGCTGCAGATCAAGAATTGGCGATCCGCTCGGGCGCAGGGGCGTGCCTTGATAGAAGGCCGGCAGGTAACCGTTGCTCCAGTTGGCCGCTCCACCTTGGGGATAGGACACTTCCGGCAATACAAGAAAGCCGGGGAGGTCCTGATTGACCGAACCGAGCCCATAAGTGACCCACGCCCCAATTCCCGGATCACCGCCAAAGCGATTGCCACAGTTCATCTGATACATCGCGGTCGGGTGGTTCACGCTATCGACTTGACAGCCCCGAAAGAAGCACAGGTCGTCGGCGACCTGTGCAAGGTGTTCCCAAGTGACGGCCATGTCGGCCCCGCTTTGTCCATGTTTGCGGAACTTGAATGGGCTTTGCACGTAATATCGTTTCCCGCTTTCCATCGCGGACTTCTGTTGGCCCTCTCGGACAAATTCCTTAAGGTGCAGATCCTTCAATTTCGGCTTGGGATCGAACGTATCGATATGAGATGGGCCACCTTCCATCATCAGGAAGATGCAGTTCTTGGCTTCGGCAGGAAAGTGGCCGTCGCGCGGCGCGAGCGGCTTTTGTTTCTCCTCCGCTGAAGTGTCCTCAGCCAGTAACGACGACAGCGCAACCGCTCCCAGTGAAGCGCCGAGCCCATAGAGAAATTCTCGTCGGTGGTTCATATCGTAGTCTCCGCGGCAATGTGCCGTTTCGCGTCTATTTCAATGTCTTTGTGAACAACTGATCGACGATTTCCATCGCTTCATCGAACCACACTTGCCTCGTCAGAAACGCATGCGGCGCGTCTTCGACCACAGTCAACTCGGATTTGATTCCCAGCTCTTTGAGGCGTTGTCGAAACCGATCGGCACGGGTGCTGGGATCATCTTTCGCACCCGTAATGATCCAGCACGGCGGATCCGTTTTGTCGACGTGAACCAACGGAGAGGCGAGTCGATACATCTCAGGCTTTTCTTCTTGCGAGCCCCCCAGAAACTGTTGCCAAATCTCTCTGTCTCTTGAGATCTCACGGTTGCGTTCGGATAGAAAATCGGTTTGCCCGGCCATCGGGATGACGGCTTGAATGGCGCTGCTGAATTCTGCATTGCCGCCGCGACCTTCGAGTTCCTGCACACCCGCCGATGTTGCCAGCAAAGCTGCCAGGTGACCGCCGGCGGAATGGCCAATGGCACCCATTTTGTCTGGGTCGATGCCGTACTCTTTCGCATTCGCTCGCAGGAATCTTACCGCGGCTTTGCAGTCGTGGATGTGTGCCGGGAAAGGCGCCTCGCCGCTAAGGCGATAGTCGATCGAGGCGGTTACGAATCCCCTAGCCGCAAGGGTTTGTGCGGCATTGCGGAAATTCATCTTCTGGCCTTGCCGCCAACCGCCACCGTGAATGCACACGATGGCTGGGAGCGTTCGCCAATTGTCTTTCGGGCGGTAGATATCCATCTTCAGCGTGCGATCGCCGTAGCGTGCAAAGGTTACGTCCAGCTTGCTGTGCAGGCGATCGGCGATCTCGGCTGGAATCGCGGTCTTGCCATCCGTTCGACGAGGCGTCGCCTGTCCCGCCGGTCGGGCATCGAGCCGAATTTCTTCCTGGAACAGGATCGCCATGCCTCGCAACTTGCGAATCACATCGCTATTGCGAACCAGAGTCGATTCGGCTGGGTCATTCGAAAGGTCGTAAAGTTCAAGGCTGGGATTCAAGTAAAGCTTCCAGTTCTTCCAACGCACCGCCGCCAGTGCCCCTTGGCTGCCGTGATAAAAGAACGCGTCGTTGTATTCCCATCGTTTAATCAGCGGCTCCCATTCTCCAGGCGGATCCCAGCGGCGGCGCAAAGGTACTTTCGCATTCAGCGATTTGTTCAAGCCCGGAGCCGGAACAACTGCTGATTCTCCCTTCAGCAAAGGAGTGATGTCGCGACCGTCGATGACCGGACCTGCGGGAATCTCGATCCCGGCCAGCGTCGCGAGCGACGGGTACCAGTCCATCGCACGGACCACCGCCGCCGATGTCTCGCCCGTCTGCAATCCCAGTCCTGGCCCCCACGCGATGGCCGGTACGCGAATGCCGCCTTCGTACGTCGAGAGCTTATGCCCACGAATCTTCTGTTCCGGCGTACGACCGGGACCTCGGCCGTTATCGGAAGCGTAGATAACAATGGTGTTGTCGCTGATGCCCAGTCTTTTCAGCGAATCGAAGAGGCGACCGACGTTGTGATCGAGTTCCTGAATCGCGTCGCCATATTCTCCCCACTGCGAAGTCCCTTTGAATTCTTCGCTCACGCCAAGCGGATTGTGCAACATGGTGTGGGGCAGATAGACGAAGAACGGTTTCTCCGCGTTCTTCTCCATAAAGGCGATGGCTTCGTCGGTGTAGAGCTTTGTCAATTCCGCAGGGTCGGCAGGACGCTTCACGATCGTGTCGTTCCGCATCAGGGGAACGCCCTGGTCACCAAAACAGACGACCTCGACCGGGTCCAGATTGTGTAGCAAACCGAAGTAGTGTTCGAAGCCCTGATTGCGTGGAAGGAAAGGCTCCCGGAATCCCAGATGCCATTTGCCGATGCAGGCGGTCGCGTAGCCGTTCTGTTGGAACAACTCTGCGATTGTCAGTTCGTCGGGATGAATTCCTGATGACGAGTCAGCGCGATGCACCCAGATATGGTTTCCAACACGTCGCGGGTAACACCCCGTCAACAGTCCGGCCCGCGACGGACTGCAAATGGGAGCCGCCGCGTAGTAATCCGTGAATCGGATTCCTTCATCGGCCATCGCGTCAATCCGCGGCGTTTTGACTTCGGTCGCGCCATAGCATCCGAGATCGTAGTAGCCCTGGTCGTCGACGAAGATGAAGATGATATTGGGTTTGGGGGCAGCCGGTGCTTCGGCGGCGAGTGCGGGGCGCGCGATTGCGAAAACGACACTCGTCACAAGCGCCATTCGGGAGATGAGTGATGACATTGTGCAAGTGGCGGCGTTGGCTGAACGATTAATAGACATAGACAAACTCGTTGGAATTCAGCATGACCAAACAGACATCAGACAACGCTCTCGTATGGCGGTCGACATCTGCTGGTTGCAGATCGGGGACAAAGTCGGTGTTGGAATAGAGTCGTTCGGTAAACGTGAACAACTCGCCGGTGTTTTCTTCGACGGCTTTTCGAACGACTTCGAGCGGCGGCGATGTTCGAGCCGGCGGTTCTTCAGGCAATGATTCCTCGGTTTCTCGCCAGTGCGCGAGAAACTCGTCGAGTTCTTCCGACGAAGGCTCACGCGAAAGCAGGAGTTGAAAACACCGCTTGATTGCGTCTCGGTCGTTGTCCGCTTCTTTCAGCACGCGAGCGGCAAGCGACAACGCACGGGAATGGGTGTTTTGTCCATTGAATAGGCTGAAAACCTGCGGCGTGACAGTCGATGCATCGCGTTTCTCGCAGGAGAAATCCGGCGCGGGTGTATTGAAGACTTCCAGCATCGGATCGATCAGGCCGCGAAGCCTCCGAACATAGATTGATCGACGGTTTCGTTGTTTAGGAAGCGGATTCGGCGTCCACGCAGCCGCGAACGTTCCCATCACTTGTCGCGGCTGTAACGCGACTTCCTGATTGATTTCGGGACGACAGGGAATGCCGCCGAGCGTCGGGTTAAGTTCATCCGAGACCGCCAACATCGAGTCTCGCAATTCTTCAGCGCTCAAACGCCGCGGCTTAAAGGTAGCGTAAGTGACGCCTTGCGGATCAAGCTCACGTAGCCTATTCGGATCAGGATGTTGCCCCGAACGGCAGTAAGTATCGGATGTCATGATGTGTCGATGCATCGCTTTCGTCGACCAGCCGTCGGCAACGAACGTAGCGGCCAACCAATCGAGCAATTTCGGGTGTGTCGGCCGCTTGCCGGTCGATCCAAAATTGTTGGGATTCCCTGCGATTGCCTCACCAAAGTGCCAAAGCCAGAGGCGATTAGCGATGGTCCGCGTCGTCAGCGGGTTCTTGGCATCCGCGACCCAGTTGGCAAATGTTGTGCGTCGGCCTTCAGTCGTGTCGGGGCTCGCAGCGGAGATCTGGTCGTTGACGACGCTTAATGTGCCGGGAGATACAGCCTGGCTTGGCGAAAACGGGTCACCACCGGTTAGGATCGCTGTTCGTTCAAGTACGCCTCGCTCAAGTCGATCTTCCGGAATGCGTGTTGGAGAGTAGACGCCTTTCGGACTCTCCGTCAGTCCGTTGTAAACGGCAAGTGCGTAGGGCTGGTAACGATCCAACTCCCAGACAAGTCGCTCGAGGCCTTTCCGGGCTACGCGTTCTCGCCCGAACTGTTGCGGGGTGAAACCGACGAGTTTCGGCGGATAGTCGCTTTCCGGAATACCCGCCTTTTGCATTGCGGACCTGGCGGCGTTGAAGATGCCGCCTTCGCGACCATTGGCTTTTAGTCTCTCGACGACATTGTTCCATTTAGCCGACGAGATTCGTTTGTCGCGAAACCACTGCGCGGCGTTTGCCAAGAGCGTATCATCAAGTTCCGTGAGTGTTTTCTGATGAGCCTCTCGTGTTTCTTCGAGGTACTTTCGCTCTTCAAACCCGGAAGTGTTTTCCTGGTTCAGGAACTTAGCGTTTCGTTCGACCAGTTGTGTCGTCGCGAAGACGGCTTGTATTGAGTAATAGTCGCGAGTTGGCACCGGATCGAATTTGTGATCGTGACATCGGGCGCATTGCAGTGAGTGAGCAAGAAACGTTTCACCGACACTGTTCGTGACATCGTCAAGAAACCTTTGCCGCGCAACTCTTGCGACTTCCATGCCTGTCAACTCCCAGGGGCCCATTCGCAGAAACCCTGTGGCGATGATCTTCTCGGAATCGTTGGGGGCGATTTCGTCACCGGCGATCTGCTCGCGCACGAATTCGTCATAAGGCTTGTCGCGATTGAAAGACCGCACGACGTAATCCCGATAACGCCAGGCGTTGCCGCGTTCATAGTCGTTTGCGAATCCGGACGAATCGGCGTAGCGAACAACATCCAGCCAGTGCTGCGCCATTCGCTCGCCGTAGTGAGGCGACTCCAATAGCTGGTCTACAACCTTCGCAAAGGCTTCACGATCTGATTTCTGATCGTTCAAAAACTCGCTTACTTCCGTGGGGGTCGGCGGCAAGCCCGTAAGATCAAACGTGGCTCGTCGAATGAGCGTCCGGCGATCGGCTCGCGGCGCAACTGCAAGTCCGTTCGGCCACGCTCGCTCAATCAACTCATCGATCGCATTTCTCTCATCATCTCTCAACTGTGGCGCTTGGACGGGCTGATATGCCCAAAGGCCATCAGGGTCGTACTTTCGGTACGTCCAATCTGCTGCAAGACCACCGGACGTCTTCA from Pirellulimonas nuda includes:
- a CDS encoding PSD1 and planctomycete cytochrome C domain-containing protein; its protein translation is MSISILKRVALFPSVLTLVYFGCAWDVCVQAQERNQQLTEEDSEILFTRRISPLLREKCLGCHGNKPDEIEGGFDVRSLKTLTAGGDSDEPGVVAGKPEASSIYLAARREEESFSAMPPKEAEKLNGQQLKWLHDWIKSGAPWPSKERQESIRKKYSEAWSVEDGITVKTSGGLAADWTYRKYDPDGLWAYQPVQAPQLRDDERNAIDELIERAWPNGLAVAPRADRRTLIRRATFDLTGLPPTPTEVSEFLNDQKSDREAFAKVVDQLLESPHYGERMAQHWLDVVRYADSSGFANDYERGNAWRYRDYVVRSFNRDKPYDEFVREQIAGDEIAPNDSEKIIATGFLRMGPWELTGMEVARVARQRFLDDVTNSVGETFLAHSLQCARCHDHKFDPVPTRDYYSIQAVFATTQLVERNAKFLNQENTSGFEERKYLEETREAHQKTLTELDDTLLANAAQWFRDKRISSAKWNNVVERLKANGREGGIFNAARSAMQKAGIPESDYPPKLVGFTPQQFGRERVARKGLERLVWELDRYQPYALAVYNGLTESPKGVYSPTRIPEDRLERGVLERTAILTGGDPFSPSQAVSPGTLSVVNDQISAASPDTTEGRRTTFANWVADAKNPLTTRTIANRLWLWHFGEAIAGNPNNFGSTGKRPTHPKLLDWLAATFVADGWSTKAMHRHIMTSDTYCRSGQHPDPNRLRELDPQGVTYATFKPRRLSAEELRDSMLAVSDELNPTLGGIPCRPEINQEVALQPRQVMGTFAAAWTPNPLPKQRNRRSIYVRRLRGLIDPMLEVFNTPAPDFSCEKRDASTVTPQVFSLFNGQNTHSRALSLAARVLKEADNDRDAIKRCFQLLLSREPSSEELDEFLAHWRETEESLPEEPPARTSPPLEVVRKAVEENTGELFTFTERLYSNTDFVPDLQPADVDRHTRALSDVCLVMLNSNEFVYVY
- a CDS encoding alpha/beta fold hydrolase — encoded protein: MSINRSANAATCTMSSLISRMALVTSVVFAIARPALAAEAPAAPKPNIIFIFVDDQGYYDLGCYGATEVKTPRIDAMADEGIRFTDYYAAAPICSPSRAGLLTGCYPRRVGNHIWVHRADSSSGIHPDELTIAELFQQNGYATACIGKWHLGFREPFLPRNQGFEHYFGLLHNLDPVEVVCFGDQGVPLMRNDTIVKRPADPAELTKLYTDEAIAFMEKNAEKPFFVYLPHTMLHNPLGVSEEFKGTSQWGEYGDAIQELDHNVGRLFDSLKRLGISDNTIVIYASDNGRGPGRTPEQKIRGHKLSTYEGGIRVPAIAWGPGLGLQTGETSAAVVRAMDWYPSLATLAGIEIPAGPVIDGRDITPLLKGESAVVPAPGLNKSLNAKVPLRRRWDPPGEWEPLIKRWEYNDAFFYHGSQGALAAVRWKNWKLYLNPSLELYDLSNDPAESTLVRNSDVIRKLRGMAILFQEEIRLDARPAGQATPRRTDGKTAIPAEIADRLHSKLDVTFARYGDRTLKMDIYRPKDNWRTLPAIVCIHGGGWRQGQKMNFRNAAQTLAARGFVTASIDYRLSGEAPFPAHIHDCKAAVRFLRANAKEYGIDPDKMGAIGHSAGGHLAALLATSAGVQELEGRGGNAEFSSAIQAVIPMAGQTDFLSERNREISRDREIWQQFLGGSQEEKPEMYRLASPLVHVDKTDPPCWIITGAKDDPSTRADRFRQRLKELGIKSELTVVEDAPHAFLTRQVWFDEAMEIVDQLFTKTLK